One window from the genome of Haloprofundus halobius encodes:
- a CDS encoding SRPBCC family protein has product MAVYTRRSRVAAPLDEVWEFYSRIEGLEALTPEWMALTVEEVRGPDGEENPDVLDTGTEIRMAMQPLDIAPKQRWTSVIVEREEGDASPWFRDEMVSGPFQKWAHTHEFYGDGEETIVSDTVEYELPGGELGRKASPAGRIGFEPMFRYRHRKTKQLLE; this is encoded by the coding sequence ATGGCCGTCTACACGCGACGAAGCCGCGTCGCCGCACCGCTCGACGAGGTGTGGGAGTTCTACTCGCGAATCGAGGGGCTGGAAGCGCTGACTCCCGAGTGGATGGCTCTGACCGTCGAGGAGGTCCGCGGCCCCGACGGCGAGGAGAACCCCGACGTCCTCGACACCGGGACCGAGATCCGGATGGCGATGCAACCGCTCGACATCGCGCCGAAGCAGCGGTGGACCTCCGTCATCGTCGAGCGGGAGGAGGGCGACGCCTCGCCGTGGTTCCGCGACGAGATGGTCAGCGGCCCGTTCCAGAAGTGGGCGCACACCCACGAGTTCTACGGCGACGGAGAGGAGACGATAGTGTCGGACACCGTCGAGTACGAACTGCCCGGCGGCGAACTCGGCCGAAAGGCGAGCCCCGCTGGACGAATCGGCTTCGAGCCGATGTTCCGGTACCGACATCGGAAAACGAAACAACTACT
- a CDS encoding glycoside hydrolase family 15 protein produces the protein MRLRTALNDYKRNRGARFPEECPTANGAFSAHGDRLVYVDPRGRLRDYSSSLSGLYGIDRSRFGIETDDGTRWFDELDAVRQHYYRETNVVETEYDAGAYTVHQYDLTLGRAHVTHVELRGAIPADAHLTAFLTFAPEGRETRVGRLIHESSGPNGTKAVEVFHRNEHDYVTASTGLTDVRGQIPERFDEMLSEDSFEFPREAVLNRYEDTHLSGDIVVSAPFEREGRAARTTFVTQLSDHGELTREQALSDLRDCALSHATADDLREAGRMRAEVYVPDGAPNARVVRSDLRALSLLTAPTGAHIAGPEFDPFYAHSGGYGYTWFRDDAEVAANLLESDDLLDLDVDDQLQRSVGFLCDTQQEDGSWPHRVWAVDGSLAPGWAHGRVEGNEGDEYQADQTASVTTYLATYLRKRGTRLRSAERREIRGAIDRAVTAMDETLADDGLPIRCQNAWENMGGRFTHTAATFLEAYAAVARAPVDDKLGDHAEVQAGAVVAGLDELWIEDVGHYALRLDGSHLDDRFDSSTLALVDAFDEYSHVEELTEESLDRLRDHVGETLDGLYRSPEGTPVAGLVRFEDDTWRRGDQEPPKVWSVSTAWGANAAVKLATLLDRFGFDGEAFLVRAENLYELLLPEGPFATEAGYLAEQIFDDGTFDSATPIGWSHSLRLVTTALLREVDALPVSTSAPSGPEEWPRWTTGEKYGVGTVADHGDEDPSRVWFTLTEGALTEVRFPRVDLMNLRTLDFLVVDAEEGSDYTARTYNETRRDDAAETIGRRAEIVEEDALVFRHIIAERGDGRGHEWELTLEYAADPQHDALVVDVSFEALDGNEYQLFSVADTSLTNTGAKDRGMRLGKPGSYHLVARDAGAYDVGDPVLTDEEGEPYSVALALAAANRFEWATVGVAGSEYLHGLFSGGDQPESRSRVDDENIVLVGRVGVGTELDETLALGFGENADTAAALGEAAGALTRGYETVRAAYVDSWERFLEPKALPECVVADDDLRAQYKSCLMGLRAVEDKTFLGAGIASPSVPWGEAVSSEEAKGYGYNFVWARDLYQVFTVFEAVGDLETAEAALSYVYNYQQDDHGFIPQNSYLDGRTRWGGEQIDNISFPQVMAYQLFEDGLGFEEADYDYRNVKRSADYVARNGPATAQERWEEEAGYSPSSIAAEIAGLVCAAAIARDEGRTDDALVWLSLADDWTANVESWTATETGTELHTHTPYYVRVTRDGDPEAGHLRTLANNGPTLDEREIIDGGFLELTRLGIKPWDDEVIRNSLVEVDEAIRVDTPYGPAFYRYNGDGYGEQGGDEEGAPWSIETKGQGRLWPIFTGERGEYELLAGTEDGPLAPENLLRTMAAFANSGRMLAEQVWDRDQETEYNWEFGEGTGSATPLAWSMAQFVRLAHGIDAGRPVETPAAVEKRYLETERPDGPSIRVDTDFRGDTLHVTGKTDAAIVAVRTDEGTALVEPEDGTYEATVDISHGENQIIVAAATDIDLETAGTTVKRFTL, from the coding sequence ATGAGACTCCGAACCGCGTTGAACGATTACAAGCGAAATCGTGGCGCGCGTTTTCCGGAGGAGTGTCCGACCGCGAACGGGGCCTTTTCGGCGCATGGAGACCGTCTGGTCTACGTCGACCCCCGCGGACGCCTCCGGGACTATTCCTCTTCGCTCTCCGGGCTCTACGGCATCGACCGATCGCGTTTCGGCATCGAGACCGACGACGGCACCCGCTGGTTCGACGAACTCGACGCCGTCCGGCAGCACTACTACCGCGAGACGAACGTCGTCGAAACCGAGTACGACGCCGGGGCGTACACGGTCCACCAGTACGACCTCACGCTGGGCCGGGCACACGTCACGCACGTCGAACTCCGCGGTGCGATACCGGCGGACGCCCATCTGACGGCGTTTCTGACGTTCGCGCCCGAAGGCCGGGAGACGCGCGTCGGCCGCCTCATCCACGAGTCGTCGGGGCCGAACGGAACGAAAGCGGTCGAGGTGTTCCACCGGAACGAACACGACTACGTCACGGCGTCGACCGGGCTTACCGACGTCCGCGGGCAGATCCCCGAGCGGTTCGACGAGATGCTCTCGGAGGACTCCTTCGAGTTCCCGCGTGAAGCCGTCCTGAACCGGTACGAGGACACCCACCTCAGCGGCGACATCGTCGTCTCCGCGCCGTTCGAACGCGAGGGTCGCGCCGCCCGGACGACGTTCGTCACCCAGCTATCGGACCACGGCGAGTTGACCCGCGAGCAGGCGCTTTCGGATCTCCGCGACTGCGCGCTCTCGCACGCGACGGCCGACGATCTGCGCGAGGCGGGACGGATGCGCGCCGAAGTGTACGTCCCCGACGGCGCGCCGAACGCCCGCGTCGTCCGCTCGGACCTCCGGGCGCTGTCGCTGCTGACCGCGCCGACGGGCGCGCACATCGCCGGCCCCGAGTTCGACCCGTTCTACGCGCACTCCGGCGGCTACGGCTACACCTGGTTCCGCGACGACGCCGAAGTCGCCGCGAATCTGCTGGAGAGCGACGACCTGCTCGACCTCGACGTGGACGACCAACTCCAGCGAAGCGTCGGCTTTCTCTGTGACACCCAGCAGGAGGACGGGTCGTGGCCGCACCGCGTCTGGGCCGTCGACGGGTCGCTCGCGCCGGGGTGGGCGCACGGCCGCGTCGAAGGTAACGAGGGCGACGAGTACCAGGCCGACCAGACCGCGAGCGTCACGACGTACCTCGCCACGTATCTCCGAAAGCGCGGAACGCGGCTGCGTTCCGCCGAGCGCCGAGAGATCCGCGGGGCCATCGACCGCGCCGTCACCGCGATGGACGAGACGCTCGCCGACGACGGCCTCCCGATCCGCTGTCAGAACGCCTGGGAGAACATGGGCGGACGGTTCACGCACACAGCGGCGACGTTTCTCGAAGCGTACGCCGCCGTCGCGCGTGCGCCCGTCGACGACAAACTCGGCGACCACGCCGAGGTGCAGGCCGGTGCGGTCGTGGCGGGACTCGACGAGCTGTGGATCGAAGACGTGGGCCACTACGCGCTCCGCCTCGACGGCAGTCACCTCGACGACCGGTTCGACTCCAGCACGCTCGCGCTCGTCGACGCCTTCGACGAGTACAGCCACGTCGAGGAACTGACCGAGGAGTCGCTCGACCGCCTCCGCGACCACGTCGGCGAGACGCTCGACGGGCTCTACCGGAGTCCCGAGGGGACGCCGGTCGCGGGTCTCGTCCGGTTCGAGGACGACACCTGGCGGCGCGGCGACCAGGAACCCCCGAAGGTGTGGTCGGTGTCGACGGCGTGGGGTGCCAACGCCGCGGTCAAACTGGCGACGCTTCTGGACCGCTTCGGCTTCGACGGCGAGGCGTTCCTCGTGCGCGCCGAGAATCTGTACGAACTGCTGTTGCCGGAGGGACCGTTCGCCACCGAGGCGGGCTACCTCGCAGAGCAGATATTCGACGACGGCACGTTCGACAGCGCCACCCCGATCGGCTGGTCGCACTCGCTGCGACTCGTGACGACGGCGTTGCTCCGCGAGGTCGACGCGCTGCCGGTGAGTACGTCCGCGCCCTCGGGCCCCGAGGAGTGGCCGCGGTGGACCACCGGCGAGAAGTACGGCGTCGGCACCGTCGCCGACCACGGCGACGAGGACCCTTCCCGAGTGTGGTTCACGCTGACCGAGGGCGCGCTGACGGAGGTCCGGTTCCCGCGCGTCGACCTGATGAACCTGCGGACGCTCGATTTCCTCGTCGTCGACGCCGAGGAGGGGTCGGACTACACGGCGCGAACGTACAACGAGACGCGCCGCGACGATGCCGCCGAGACGATAGGGCGGCGGGCCGAAATCGTCGAGGAGGACGCGCTGGTGTTCCGCCACATCATCGCCGAGCGCGGCGACGGCCGAGGCCACGAGTGGGAACTCACGCTCGAATACGCCGCCGACCCTCAACACGACGCGCTCGTCGTCGACGTCTCCTTCGAGGCGCTCGACGGCAACGAGTACCAGTTGTTCAGCGTCGCGGACACCTCGCTGACGAACACCGGCGCGAAGGACCGCGGCATGCGACTCGGCAAACCCGGCAGCTACCACCTCGTCGCCCGCGACGCCGGGGCGTACGACGTGGGCGACCCGGTTCTCACGGACGAAGAGGGCGAACCGTACAGCGTCGCGCTCGCGCTCGCGGCGGCGAACCGCTTCGAGTGGGCGACCGTCGGCGTCGCCGGGTCGGAGTACCTCCACGGCCTCTTCTCGGGCGGCGACCAACCGGAGTCGCGCTCGCGCGTCGACGACGAGAACATCGTCCTCGTGGGTCGGGTCGGCGTCGGGACCGAACTCGACGAGACGCTCGCGCTCGGCTTCGGCGAGAACGCCGACACCGCGGCGGCGCTCGGCGAGGCGGCGGGGGCGCTGACCCGCGGCTACGAGACGGTTCGGGCGGCGTACGTCGACTCCTGGGAGCGGTTCCTCGAACCGAAGGCGCTGCCGGAGTGCGTCGTCGCCGACGACGACCTCAGAGCGCAGTACAAGAGCTGTCTGATGGGGCTCCGTGCCGTCGAGGACAAGACGTTCCTCGGCGCGGGCATCGCCTCGCCGTCGGTGCCGTGGGGCGAGGCCGTAAGCTCCGAGGAGGCGAAGGGGTACGGGTATAACTTCGTCTGGGCGCGCGACCTCTATCAGGTGTTCACCGTGTTCGAGGCGGTCGGCGACCTCGAGACCGCCGAGGCCGCGCTCTCGTACGTCTACAACTACCAGCAGGACGACCACGGCTTCATCCCGCAGAACTCCTATCTCGACGGCCGTACCCGCTGGGGCGGCGAGCAGATCGACAACATCTCCTTCCCGCAGGTGATGGCGTACCAGCTCTTCGAGGACGGCCTCGGCTTCGAGGAGGCCGACTACGACTACCGCAACGTCAAGCGCTCGGCGGACTACGTCGCGCGGAACGGACCCGCGACGGCACAGGAGCGCTGGGAGGAGGAGGCTGGTTACTCGCCCTCCTCTATCGCCGCCGAAATCGCCGGATTGGTCTGTGCGGCCGCCATCGCCCGAGACGAGGGCCGGACCGACGACGCGCTGGTCTGGCTGTCGCTGGCCGACGACTGGACCGCGAACGTCGAAAGCTGGACGGCCACCGAGACGGGGACGGAACTACACACCCACACGCCGTACTACGTCCGCGTGACGCGCGACGGCGACCCGGAGGCGGGCCACCTTCGGACGCTGGCGAACAACGGCCCGACGCTCGACGAGCGCGAGATCATCGACGGCGGGTTCCTCGAACTCACCCGACTGGGCATCAAGCCGTGGGACGACGAGGTGATTCGCAACTCCCTCGTCGAAGTCGACGAGGCCATCCGCGTCGATACGCCGTACGGCCCGGCCTTCTACCGGTACAACGGCGACGGCTACGGCGAGCAGGGCGGCGACGAGGAGGGCGCCCCGTGGTCCATCGAGACGAAAGGGCAGGGACGGCTGTGGCCCATCTTCACCGGCGAGCGCGGCGAGTACGAACTGCTCGCGGGTACCGAAGACGGGCCGCTCGCCCCCGAGAACCTGCTCCGGACGATGGCGGCGTTCGCCAACAGCGGGCGGATGCTCGCCGAGCAGGTGTGGGACCGCGACCAGGAGACCGAGTACAACTGGGAGTTCGGCGAAGGCACCGGGTCGGCGACGCCGCTGGCGTGGAGCATGGCGCAGTTCGTCCGTCTCGCGCACGGCATCGACGCCGGAAGGCCCGTCGAGACGCCCGCGGCGGTCGAGAAACGCTACCTCGAAACCGAGCGACCCGATGGTCCCTCGATCCGCGTCGACACCGACTTCCGCGGCGACACGCTCCACGTCACCGGCAAAACCGACGCCGCGATCGTCGCGGTCCGAACCGACGAGGGGACCGCGCTCGTCGAACCCGAGGACGGAACTTACGAGGCGACAGTCGACATCTCCCACGGCGAGAACCAGATAATCGTCGCGGCGGCGACCGACATCGACCTCGAAACGGCGGGGACGACGGTGAAGCGATTCACGCTCTGA